Proteins co-encoded in one Halorussus lipolyticus genomic window:
- a CDS encoding DEAD/DEAH box helicase, which translates to MSKQVPQVDALFLHESAGDYVAVVNRDGERVFQAKLDLKETSAGPRPGRFRVKRGTSEEPRSPDQFVEIARRANRIRISEQTRKPAREELQEMLDAYQLDSKVVRTCRFCASSGHYTPITSETAVDAGDEYICPDCAKDELERQLAFEGDITSAAKGRLEDLLLEVQDLERITNLLKGQLDPDLTKFDEISANVEDVDNIAVESLDLHPGIQNLLEPRFEELLPVQSLAVQNGLLDGDDQLVVSATATGKTLVGEMTGIDRVLNGQGKMLFLVPLVALANQKHEDFEDEYGDLVDVTIRVGASRVRDDGHAFDPSADVIVGTYEGIDHALRTGRDLGDIGTVVIDEVHTLKEQDRGHRLDGLIARLKHYCEQRASRRDEYGGAQWVYLSATVGNPSDLAQSLEANLVEFEERPVPLERHVTFADGQEKPDIENKLVKREYDTKSSQGYRGQTIIFTNSRRRCHEISRQLEYSSAPYHAGLDYGRRKKVERMFADQDLAAVVTTAALAAGVDFPASQVIFDTLAMGIEWLSVQEFHQMLGRAGRPDYHDRGKVYVLVEPDASYHNSMEMSEDEVAFKLLKDEMEDVQTLYDESAAVEETLANITVAGKGAKRLGDRMIGEIPTKHALGKLLEYGFIEGLEPTDLGRVVTSHFLAPDEAFKILDGIRKEKHPYEIVAELERHGEDE; encoded by the coding sequence GTGTCGAAGCAGGTCCCGCAGGTGGACGCGCTGTTCCTCCACGAGTCGGCCGGCGATTACGTCGCCGTCGTGAATCGGGACGGCGAGCGCGTCTTCCAAGCCAAATTAGATTTGAAGGAGACGAGCGCCGGGCCGCGACCCGGCAGGTTCCGCGTCAAGCGCGGCACGAGCGAGGAGCCTCGTAGCCCCGACCAGTTCGTGGAAATCGCGCGCCGAGCCAACCGCATCCGCATCTCCGAGCAGACCCGGAAACCCGCCCGCGAGGAGCTACAGGAGATGCTCGACGCCTACCAACTCGACTCGAAGGTGGTCCGCACCTGTCGGTTCTGCGCGTCGAGTGGCCACTACACGCCAATCACGAGCGAGACGGCGGTGGACGCGGGCGACGAGTATATCTGCCCCGACTGCGCCAAAGACGAGTTGGAGCGCCAACTCGCCTTCGAGGGCGACATCACCAGCGCGGCCAAGGGCCGACTGGAGGACTTGCTCTTGGAGGTCCAAGATTTAGAGCGCATCACCAACCTGCTCAAGGGGCAACTCGACCCCGACCTCACCAAGTTCGACGAGATAAGCGCCAACGTCGAGGACGTGGACAACATCGCCGTCGAGAGCCTCGACCTCCACCCCGGCATCCAGAACCTGCTGGAACCCCGGTTCGAGGAGTTGCTCCCGGTCCAGAGCCTCGCGGTCCAGAACGGACTGCTCGACGGCGACGACCAACTTGTCGTGAGCGCCACCGCGACCGGAAAGACGCTGGTCGGCGAGATGACCGGCATCGACCGCGTGCTGAACGGGCAGGGCAAGATGCTCTTTCTCGTGCCCCTCGTCGCGCTGGCCAACCAGAAGCACGAGGACTTCGAGGACGAGTACGGTGACCTCGTTGACGTGACCATCCGGGTCGGCGCGAGCAGGGTCCGGGACGACGGTCACGCCTTCGACCCGAGCGCCGACGTTATCGTCGGCACCTACGAGGGCATCGACCACGCGCTCCGGACCGGCAGGGATTTGGGCGACATCGGGACCGTCGTCATCGACGAGGTTCACACTCTCAAGGAACAGGACCGAGGCCACCGCCTCGACGGTCTCATCGCGCGACTCAAACACTACTGCGAACAGCGAGCGAGTCGGCGCGACGAGTACGGCGGTGCCCAGTGGGTCTACCTCTCGGCGACGGTCGGCAACCCCTCGGATTTGGCCCAGTCGCTCGAAGCCAACCTCGTGGAGTTCGAAGAGCGCCCGGTCCCCCTCGAACGCCACGTCACCTTCGCCGACGGCCAAGAGAAACCCGACATCGAGAACAAACTGGTCAAGCGCGAGTACGACACCAAGTCCTCGCAGGGCTACCGAGGCCAGACCATCATCTTCACCAACTCCCGCCGGCGGTGTCACGAGATTTCCCGCCAGTTGGAGTACAGTTCCGCGCCCTACCACGCCGGCCTCGACTACGGCCGCCGGAAGAAGGTCGAACGCATGTTCGCCGACCAAGACCTCGCGGCGGTCGTCACGACTGCGGCGCTCGCCGCGGGGGTTGACTTCCCGGCCTCGCAGGTCATCTTCGACACGCTCGCCATGGGCATCGAGTGGCTCTCCGTACAGGAGTTCCACCAGATGCTCGGGCGGGCGGGTCGCCCCGACTACCACGACCGAGGGAAGGTCTACGTCCTCGTGGAACCCGACGCCTCGTACCACAACAGCATGGAGATGAGCGAGGACGAAGTGGCGTTCAAACTCCTGAAAGACGAGATGGAGGACGTTCAGACCCTCTACGACGAGAGCGCCGCGGTCGAGGAGACCCTCGCCAACATCACGGTCGCTGGCAAGGGGGCCAAGCGCCTCGGCGACCGGATGATAGGCGAGATTCCGACCAAGCACGCGCTCGGCAAACTCCTCGAATACGGCTTCATCGAAGGGTTGGAACCCACCGACCTCGGCCGGGTCGTCACAAGTCACTTCCTCGCGCCCGACGAGGCGTTCAAGATTCTCGACGGGATTCGCAAGGAGAAACATCCCTACGAAATCGTCGCGGAACTCGAACGCCACGGCGAAGACGAGTGA
- a CDS encoding cupin domain-containing protein has protein sequence MSQQPKPLIRRSDDIEYEEVGAADGMRKGVLIDESRGAPNFAIRRFELDPGAEVPEHTNEVEHEQYVLSGEYTVGIDGEEYTVSEGDSLLIPAGVVHWYKNEGDDPGAFLCAVPNGDDEIELVE, from the coding sequence ATGAGTCAGCAACCCAAGCCACTGATTCGCCGGAGCGACGACATCGAGTACGAGGAGGTCGGCGCGGCCGACGGCATGCGCAAGGGCGTCCTGATAGACGAGAGTCGCGGCGCGCCCAACTTCGCCATCCGGCGGTTCGAACTTGACCCCGGTGCGGAGGTGCCCGAACACACCAACGAGGTCGAACACGAGCAGTACGTCCTCTCGGGGGAGTACACTGTCGGCATCGATGGCGAGGAGTACACTGTCAGCGAAGGCGATTCGCTCCTCATCCCCGCGGGCGTGGTTCACTGGTACAAAAACGAGGGCGACGACCCCGGCGCGTTCCTCTGCGCCGTGCCGAACGGCGACGACGAGATAGAACTGGTCGAGTAG
- a CDS encoding winged helix-turn-helix domain-containing protein: protein MPITRDEFNASEASDTEYSTAEAIIRHLADHDELAFTRQEIADAIDRNPNTVSTNLSRLKNRGFVEHRGNYWALTGDEERLEELADKGSIRQSTKAGFDDETPFIEDEDEAEEWADAAAEYPESESSGQSANSAREYSDGGQNRSSEGWN, encoded by the coding sequence ATGCCTATCACTCGTGACGAGTTCAACGCTTCGGAAGCGTCCGACACCGAATATTCGACAGCAGAGGCGATAATCCGGCATCTCGCCGACCACGACGAACTCGCGTTTACTCGTCAGGAGATTGCAGACGCTATCGACAGGAATCCGAATACCGTCAGCACGAACCTCTCACGGTTGAAAAACCGAGGCTTTGTCGAACACCGAGGTAACTACTGGGCGCTCACCGGAGACGAGGAGCGATTGGAGGAGTTGGCCGATAAGGGTAGCATCCGACAGTCCACAAAGGCAGGGTTTGACGACGAGACTCCTTTCATCGAGGACGAGGACGAAGCAGAGGAATGGGCTGACGCCGCCGCAGAATATCCCGAGAGCGAAAGTTCTGGCCAATCTGCAAACTCGGCACGGGAGTACTCGGATGGCGGTCAAAATCGGTCCAGCGAAGGGTGGAATTGA
- a CDS encoding RNA-guided endonuclease InsQ/TnpB family protein: protein MSPTDATRLRELVEEWKRGCQLAVNEAWGVCHTRSEVQQLAYDRLRDETDLGSQHAVLATHRAAEAIKRARDGDGSKPQFTSPTVAFDTRTMTVFDDRSVSLTTTGERVRCDLELPADGGYQSRYLDDDDWEPAKSTLHYRDGEFTFHLGFRTPSPDIDLPTEGATVLGVDLGVENLAVTSTAEFFSGGELTHRRDEFEELRMDLEATGTRSAARTLRQAGNRLDRFVRQRLHEVANDIVAEADQYDCELVAFGELSEVCELTPETTAYHEWLFDRLLSFVEYRAAERDIAVVEVNPEYTSQRCMECGFTHPQNRNLEDNQFECLKCEASAHDDYNAAKNIAFRCVRRGPLSSRGLGASACALQSGLVTPDDGFTPYAELSEAPRSD, encoded by the coding sequence GTGTCTCCGACGGACGCCACACGGCTTCGTGAGTTGGTCGAGGAGTGGAAACGCGGTTGCCAACTCGCGGTCAACGAGGCGTGGGGTGTCTGTCACACGAGAAGCGAAGTCCAACAGTTAGCCTACGACCGCCTGCGAGACGAGACCGACCTCGGAAGCCAGCACGCGGTGTTGGCGACCCACCGCGCGGCCGAGGCCATCAAGCGCGCTCGGGACGGCGACGGTTCGAAGCCCCAGTTCACCAGTCCGACCGTCGCGTTCGACACCCGGACGATGACGGTGTTCGACGACCGGTCGGTCAGTCTCACCACGACCGGCGAGCGCGTCCGGTGTGACCTCGAACTCCCCGCCGACGGCGGCTATCAGTCCCGGTATCTGGACGACGACGACTGGGAACCCGCCAAGAGTACCCTCCACTACCGAGACGGCGAGTTCACCTTCCATCTGGGATTCCGGACGCCGAGTCCGGACATCGACCTCCCGACCGAGGGCGCGACGGTGCTTGGCGTCGATTTGGGCGTCGAAAATCTCGCGGTGACGAGTACGGCCGAGTTCTTCTCCGGCGGCGAGTTGACCCACCGCAGAGACGAGTTCGAGGAACTCCGCATGGACCTCGAAGCGACCGGCACCAGAAGCGCGGCCCGGACGCTCCGGCAGGCGGGCAATCGCCTCGACCGGTTCGTCCGCCAGCGCCTCCACGAAGTCGCCAACGACATCGTGGCCGAGGCCGACCAGTACGACTGCGAACTCGTCGCGTTCGGCGAACTGAGTGAGGTCTGCGAACTCACCCCCGAGACTACCGCCTACCACGAATGGCTGTTCGACCGACTGCTGTCGTTCGTGGAGTACCGCGCCGCGGAGCGAGACATCGCGGTCGTGGAAGTGAACCCCGAGTACACCAGCCAGCGGTGCATGGAGTGCGGGTTTACCCACCCGCAGAACCGGAATCTGGAGGACAACCAGTTCGAGTGCCTGAAGTGCGAGGCCTCGGCCCACGACGACTACAACGCCGCGAAGAACATCGCCTTCCGGTGTGTGCGGCGCGGGCCGCTGTCGTCGCGAGGACTGGGGGCGTCGGCGTGCGCGCTTCAGTCGGGGCTAGTGACGCCTGACGATGGCTTTACGCCGTATGCTGAGTTGTCGGAAGCTCCTCGGTCGGATTAG
- a CDS encoding CBS domain-containing protein, which yields MRSFTVGRAFGIPIKLDLTFLLILPVFAWLIGSQVGLWVDNLNLLWNTDLDRAALTAGNLEWILGALAAIGLFVGVVLHELGHSLVAMRFGFPIDSITLWIFGGIAQLTEQPEDWKQELLIAIAGPAVSIALGVGSFLALFVVPDGLPTVKFLFGYLALMNLTLAVFNLLPGFPMDGGRVLRALLARNRPFSEATQTAAEVGKIFAILLGLFGLFGGNFILIGIAFFIYIGATSEAQQTVMNAAFRDVRVRDVMTAEDDLKTVTPDTSVADLMETMFRQRHTGYPVVENGQLVGMVTLDDARQVSEVEREAYTVGDVMSDELKTIPASDDAMSAFEKLQQHGIGRLLVIDADGELAGLVSRTDLMTAFNIIQKSGRADRITPTEQPVKETEQFSR from the coding sequence ATGAGAAGCTTCACGGTCGGGCGAGCGTTCGGAATTCCCATCAAACTCGACCTGACCTTCCTGCTCATCTTGCCGGTGTTCGCGTGGCTCATCGGCTCACAGGTCGGTCTCTGGGTCGATAACCTCAATCTCCTCTGGAACACCGATTTGGACCGCGCGGCGCTCACCGCCGGGAATCTGGAGTGGATACTGGGCGCGCTCGCCGCCATCGGCCTGTTCGTCGGGGTCGTCCTCCACGAACTCGGCCACTCGCTGGTGGCCATGCGCTTTGGCTTCCCCATCGACTCCATCACGCTCTGGATTTTCGGCGGCATCGCCCAACTCACCGAGCAACCCGAGGACTGGAAGCAGGAGTTGCTCATCGCCATCGCTGGTCCCGCGGTCAGCATCGCGCTCGGTGTCGGGTCGTTCCTCGCGCTGTTCGTGGTCCCCGATGGCTTGCCGACCGTCAAGTTCCTGTTCGGCTACCTCGCGCTGATGAACCTCACGCTCGCGGTGTTCAACCTCCTGCCGGGGTTCCCGATGGACGGCGGGCGGGTCCTCCGGGCACTTCTGGCGCGAAACCGGCCGTTCTCCGAGGCCACCCAGACCGCGGCCGAGGTCGGCAAGATATTCGCCATCCTGTTGGGCCTGTTCGGCCTGTTCGGGGGGAACTTCATCCTCATCGGCATCGCCTTCTTCATCTACATCGGCGCGACCAGCGAGGCCCAGCAGACGGTCATGAACGCGGCGTTCCGGGACGTTCGCGTCCGGGACGTGATGACCGCTGAGGACGACCTCAAGACCGTCACGCCCGATACCTCGGTCGCCGACCTGATGGAAACGATGTTCCGCCAGCGCCACACCGGCTACCCGGTCGTGGAGAACGGCCAGTTGGTCGGGATGGTCACGCTGGACGACGCCCGGCAGGTCTCTGAGGTCGAGCGCGAGGCCTACACGGTGGGCGACGTGATGTCCGACGAGTTGAAGACGATTCCGGCCTCCGACGACGCCATGAGCGCATTCGAGAAACTCCAACAGCACGGCATCGGCCGCCTGCTGGTCATCGACGCCGACGGCGAACTCGCGGGTCTGGTCTCCCGGACCGACCTGATGACCGCGTTCAACATCATCCAGAAGAGCGGCCGCGCCGACCGAATTACGCCGACCGAACAGCCAGTCAAAGAGACCGAACAGTTCTCCCGATAA
- a CDS encoding SOS response-associated peptidase → MCGRTSLFAPAEAVAQRFDAEPTEPLEPRYNVSPGQKHPVVRNDALDAIQFPTWGLVPQWSDDAPSSGHINARSETLAEKPSFREAFAERRCLVLADGFYDWKPTPTGKQPYRIERKDRNPFAFAGLWEPETDTRNATFTIVTTEPNAVVEEVHHRMPVMLDRDEEDRWLRESDPEVLGDLLDPYPADEMRAYPVSSAVNDPGNDSPEVIEEVPAEDDVQTGLDEF, encoded by the coding sequence ATGTGCGGGCGAACCTCGCTGTTCGCGCCGGCCGAGGCGGTAGCACAACGTTTCGACGCCGAACCGACCGAACCCCTCGAACCCAGATACAACGTCTCGCCGGGACAGAAACACCCGGTCGTCCGGAACGACGCACTCGACGCCATTCAGTTCCCGACGTGGGGGTTGGTTCCGCAGTGGTCGGACGACGCGCCCTCGTCGGGCCACATCAACGCCCGGTCCGAGACGCTGGCCGAGAAGCCGAGTTTCCGCGAGGCCTTCGCCGAGCGTCGGTGTCTGGTCCTCGCCGACGGCTTCTACGACTGGAAGCCGACCCCGACCGGGAAACAGCCCTACCGAATCGAGCGCAAAGACCGGAATCCCTTCGCCTTCGCCGGTCTCTGGGAACCCGAAACCGATACCCGAAACGCGACGTTCACCATCGTCACGACCGAACCGAACGCGGTGGTCGAGGAGGTCCACCACCGAATGCCGGTGATGCTTGACCGCGACGAGGAAGACCGCTGGCTTCGAGAATCCGACCCGGAGGTCCTCGGCGACCTGCTGGACCCCTACCCTGCCGACGAGATGCGCGCCTACCCGGTCTCCTCGGCGGTCAACGACCCCGGAAACGACTCGCCGGAGGTCATCGAGGAGGTCCCGGCCGAGGACGACGTACAGACGGGACTGGACGAATTTTAG
- a CDS encoding DUF5814 domain-containing protein → MAVTDKIYVKNHRQIGSQLETNIPKGAFKGATLDMLFQGNNLAQLDDTTQERVLDFAEDFLDCDCQSNPYCGCPEEKFMRYLLELREQGMGPDTIVDVMTDDYMVYAYPGDILSFLDNSVRTLEAVEELADVEGDSEMTENARRKKRNLSG, encoded by the coding sequence GTGGCCGTCACCGACAAAATCTACGTCAAGAACCACCGCCAAATCGGGTCCCAGTTGGAGACCAACATCCCCAAGGGAGCGTTCAAAGGGGCGACTCTCGACATGCTGTTTCAGGGGAACAACCTCGCCCAACTGGACGACACAACCCAAGAGCGCGTGCTGGACTTCGCCGAGGACTTCCTCGACTGCGACTGCCAGTCGAACCCCTACTGCGGGTGCCCCGAGGAGAAATTCATGCGCTACCTGCTGGAACTCCGCGAGCAGGGGATGGGTCCCGACACCATCGTGGACGTGATGACCGACGACTACATGGTCTACGCCTACCCCGGCGACATCCTCTCGTTCCTCGACAACTCGGTCCGGACGCTGGAAGCAGTCGAGGAGCTAGCCGACGTGGAGGGCGACAGCGAGATGACGGAGAACGCTCGCCGGAAGAAGCGAAACCTGTCGGGATAG
- a CDS encoding ribbon-helix-helix protein, CopG family: MGNKNKTISFRVSEESFETLREIAEERDLSLSAVFRDYVDMLVAHDGRVKVVPESEFGDDAETDDFPPKVEVPKSFVREHERLELEADHLREQLQEYKQYVNHLKAQLDDDEDVDEVVQLEDLDEELESDETYRLG, from the coding sequence ATGGGCAACAAGAACAAGACGATTTCCTTCCGGGTCAGCGAGGAGTCCTTCGAGACGCTCCGGGAGATAGCCGAGGAGCGCGACCTCTCGCTCTCGGCGGTGTTCCGCGACTACGTGGACATGCTGGTCGCCCACGACGGCCGGGTCAAAGTCGTCCCCGAAAGCGAGTTCGGCGACGACGCCGAAACTGACGACTTCCCGCCCAAGGTCGAGGTGCCCAAGAGCTTCGTCCGGGAACACGAGCGCCTCGAACTGGAGGCCGACCACCTCCGCGAGCAGTTACAGGAGTACAAGCAGTACGTCAACCACCTCAAAGCCCAACTGGACGACGACGAGGACGTAGACGAAGTTGTCCAGCTAGAGGACTTAGACGAGGAACTGGAGTCCGACGAGACGTATCGACTCGGCTGA
- a CDS encoding cytochrome ubiquinol oxidase subunit I translates to MVDPATASRLQFAVTTVVHIIFPVMSMGLAPFLVYFTWKEIRTGEELYERLRRFWTKIFAVSFAVGTVTGLVLEFEFGTNFAAFSAAAGELFGGPLAVEGMMAFFLEATFLGVFVFGRERVSDRLYFVSSVMVGLGTWLSAVWILVANSWMQTPRGFEVARESGQLTILLTDPIAAYANPRFPWMFVHMQNAAVLSVALFMAGIAAYHVYRRRHLGVVDEGNLDGEFWRATLKIALVVLIVTAPLQVLHGDAYGRHVAETQPQKFAAMEAVWETDSYVPEYIIAFPTSVDDLLNPRAKDIFGIGIPGGASWLASGGNPQAEITGLNEFEGSPPVAIVFWSFRAMVAMGFWFMLLAFWAGYRWWTGDLYEDRLLHKALMASSVLGIVGVELGWIVTEVGRQPWVIQGVMKTTEGVSPGLTAAEATLTLAGFVGGYLVLLSLYTYVIGRLIRRGPAPREEAADRDAPSPASAGAGEDD, encoded by the coding sequence ATGGTAGACCCGGCGACCGCGAGCAGACTCCAGTTCGCGGTGACGACCGTCGTCCACATCATCTTCCCGGTGATGAGCATGGGTCTCGCCCCCTTCCTCGTCTACTTCACGTGGAAGGAGATTCGGACCGGCGAGGAGCTTTACGAACGGCTCCGGCGGTTCTGGACCAAGATTTTCGCCGTGAGCTTCGCGGTCGGGACGGTGACGGGGCTTGTGCTGGAGTTCGAATTCGGCACCAACTTCGCGGCGTTCTCGGCCGCGGCGGGGGAGCTATTCGGCGGTCCCTTGGCGGTCGAGGGGATGATGGCGTTCTTCCTCGAAGCCACCTTCCTCGGCGTGTTCGTCTTTGGCAGAGAGCGCGTCTCGGACAGGCTCTACTTCGTGTCGTCGGTGATGGTGGGGTTGGGGACGTGGCTGTCGGCGGTGTGGATTCTGGTTGCGAACTCGTGGATGCAGACCCCGCGAGGGTTCGAGGTCGCCCGCGAGAGCGGCCAACTCACTATCCTGCTGACCGACCCAATCGCGGCGTATGCGAATCCCCGATTCCCGTGGATGTTCGTCCACATGCAGAACGCCGCGGTTCTCTCGGTGGCGCTGTTCATGGCCGGGATTGCGGCCTACCACGTCTACCGGCGGCGGCATCTCGGGGTGGTGGACGAGGGCAATTTGGACGGGGAGTTCTGGCGCGCGACGCTGAAAATCGCGCTGGTCGTCCTCATCGTTACCGCGCCGCTTCAAGTCCTGCACGGCGACGCCTACGGTCGGCACGTCGCCGAGACGCAACCCCAGAAGTTCGCCGCGATGGAGGCGGTCTGGGAGACCGACAGCTACGTGCCGGAGTACATCATCGCCTTCCCGACCAGCGTGGACGACTTGCTGAACCCGCGGGCGAAAGACATCTTCGGCATCGGGATTCCCGGAGGAGCCTCGTGGTTAGCTTCGGGCGGGAACCCGCAGGCCGAGATTACCGGCCTGAACGAGTTCGAGGGGTCGCCCCCGGTCGCCATCGTCTTCTGGTCCTTCCGGGCGATGGTGGCGATGGGCTTCTGGTTCATGCTGTTGGCGTTCTGGGCGGGCTATCGGTGGTGGACCGGCGACCTCTACGAGGACCGCCTGCTCCACAAGGCGCTGATGGCGTCGTCGGTGCTGGGCATCGTCGGCGTCGAGTTGGGGTGGATAGTCACCGAGGTCGGTCGCCAGCCGTGGGTGATTCAGGGCGTGATGAAGACCACCGAGGGCGTCTCGCCGGGACTGACGGCCGCCGAGGCCACCCTGACGCTCGCGGGGTTCGTCGGGGGCTACCTCGTCCTGCTGTCGCTGTACACCTACGTCATCGGCCGACTGATTCGGCGCGGCCCGGCCCCGCGCGAGGAGGCCGCCGACCGAGACGCGCCGAGTCCGGCATCCGCCGGGGCGGGTGAGGATGACTGA
- a CDS encoding cytochrome d ubiquinol oxidase subunit II yields the protein MTEAIAPSATGLASLETGVPLETVWFGVPLGDLWFVVVFAFLAIFLFLDGWDFGVGAIFALRDDHHEREQCLAAIGPFWDGNEVWLVVFGGSLFAAFPAVYAALFSRHYLLLFGVLAALILRGMAPEFYEQRETEGWQTWWGRAFVVGSVGAPFLLGIFTANWLLGVDGIAAASVVAGLALVALNVASGAAFLRLKTTGPLADEMPDYGIRAAAAYLALVVVLLGLLALRPAVRDALVAPGPVALVVGSVALGVGFVVAARRDRPYVALGTAGGMTGAFVALVAVLLYPTVEPLTGLTVEEAIIGAPAVELLTVGAALLIPLVLTYFAVLYSAFSGPIDVEESY from the coding sequence ATGACTGAGGCGATTGCGCCGAGTGCGACCGGTCTCGCCTCGCTCGAAACGGGAGTCCCGCTGGAGACAGTCTGGTTCGGCGTTCCCCTCGGAGACCTCTGGTTCGTCGTGGTGTTTGCCTTCCTCGCTATCTTCCTGTTCCTCGATGGGTGGGATTTCGGCGTGGGGGCTATCTTCGCCCTGCGAGACGACCACCACGAGCGCGAGCAGTGTCTGGCGGCAATCGGCCCCTTCTGGGACGGGAACGAGGTCTGGCTGGTCGTCTTCGGCGGGTCGCTGTTCGCGGCCTTCCCGGCGGTGTACGCCGCGCTGTTCAGTCGCCACTACTTGCTCCTGTTCGGCGTCCTCGCGGCGCTCATCCTGCGCGGGATGGCCCCGGAGTTCTACGAACAGCGCGAGACCGAGGGATGGCAGACGTGGTGGGGCCGGGCGTTCGTCGTCGGGAGCGTCGGCGCGCCCTTCCTGTTGGGCATCTTCACAGCGAACTGGCTGTTGGGCGTCGATGGAATCGCCGCCGCCTCGGTGGTCGCTGGTCTCGCGCTCGTCGCGCTCAACGTGGCCTCAGGCGCGGCCTTCCTCCGGTTGAAGACGACGGGACCGCTCGCCGACGAGATGCCCGACTACGGAATCCGGGCCGCCGCGGCCTACCTCGCGCTGGTCGTAGTCCTCCTCGGTCTGCTCGCGCTCCGCCCCGCGGTTCGGGACGCGCTGGTCGCGCCCGGCCCGGTCGCACTGGTCGTCGGGTCGGTGGCATTGGGCGTCGGGTTCGTCGTCGCCGCGCGGCGCGACCGACCCTACGTCGCGCTCGGAACCGCGGGCGGCATGACGGGCGCGTTCGTCGCGCTCGTGGCGGTCCTGCTGTACCCCACCGTCGAACCCCTGACCGGCCTGACCGTCGAGGAGGCCATCATCGGCGCGCCCGCCGTCGAGTTGCTGACCGTCGGGGCCGCGCTCCTGATTCCGCTGGTGTTGACCTACTTCGCCGTCCTCTACTCGGCGTTCAGTGGTCCAATCGACGTCGAGGAGTCGTACTGA
- a CDS encoding mechanosensitive ion channel family protein, giving the protein MTVSDVVRVLQVEFSDLPIGGYLELLWDFALFVVLFGVLYAIGRRVVLPIVERALGIQRIQETIASAAVKTIHVAVVLAALRLALDATGYGYLLSIPPTVIAALTVAVGFASRDIAANLVGGVFIVTDPKFNIGDWIRWQGKEGIIEDISFRVTRVRTFDNELLTVPNSQLATNAVVNAVAKSPRRVSHTFHVSDDADLGHVAEVLVEEARAHDDVLDRPTPTARVTELDNGLAGVQARYWIDKPSREAFVTIRSEYFQRVNRRLNEDGIELPESG; this is encoded by the coding sequence GTGACCGTCTCGGACGTTGTGCGCGTTCTTCAGGTGGAGTTTTCGGACCTCCCCATCGGCGGCTACCTCGAACTGCTCTGGGACTTCGCGCTGTTCGTCGTCCTTTTCGGGGTCCTGTACGCCATCGGTCGGCGAGTCGTCCTGCCGATAGTCGAGCGCGCGCTCGGCATCCAGCGAATCCAAGAGACCATCGCCAGCGCGGCGGTCAAGACCATCCACGTCGCCGTGGTTCTGGCGGCGCTCCGCCTCGCGCTCGACGCCACGGGCTACGGCTACCTGCTGTCCATCCCGCCGACCGTAATCGCGGCGCTGACCGTCGCTGTCGGGTTCGCCAGTCGGGACATCGCGGCCAACCTCGTGGGCGGGGTGTTCATCGTCACGGACCCGAAGTTCAACATCGGCGACTGGATTCGCTGGCAGGGCAAGGAGGGCATCATCGAGGACATCAGTTTCCGCGTCACTCGCGTCCGGACCTTCGACAACGAACTGTTGACCGTGCCGAACTCCCAACTCGCCACGAACGCGGTGGTCAACGCGGTCGCAAAGTCCCCGAGGAGGGTCTCGCACACCTTCCACGTCAGCGACGACGCCGACCTCGGGCACGTCGCCGAGGTCCTCGTCGAGGAGGCCCGCGCTCACGACGACGTGTTAGACCGCCCGACGCCGACGGCCCGAGTCACCGAACTCGACAACGGTCTGGCCGGCGTGCAGGCCCGCTACTGGATAGACAAGCCCTCGCGCGAGGCGTTCGTGACCATCCGGTCGGAGTACTTCCAGCGGGTCAACCGCCGATTGAACGAGGACGGCATCGAACTGCCCGAAAGCGGGTAG